A stretch of Catenulispora sp. EB89 DNA encodes these proteins:
- a CDS encoding cytochrome P450, with protein sequence MEPMDIMAALLTAEGRDNPYPLYDEAHRLGAVIEAADGFVMVPSYDECDQVLRNASFGVWDVDWRGRAWDDEQQRRPSLRSMERSVIYANAPDHGRMRALISSVFTPRRVAALEPMIEQAVEALLGRVAEAGADGAAVDLMDDFAYQLPVSVICDLLGIPPEDRETFRVLATELAAVLDYVDDLSRLDGADAAWLELELYFGGLFAERRRCPQDDLVSALIAVCDADGSRLSGAELLGNLALLLIAGFETTANLLGNGVRLLFEHPEVDAGLRRGDLRYAGFAEEVLRYDSPVQLTTRIALTDGLSVGDVPVRPGTEIALMIGAANRDARRYADPERFDPTRTAIGPLSFGAGAHFCVGSVLARTEAAIGFPRLLERFPALAAAGAPTRNQRFVLRGFEHLPVTVT encoded by the coding sequence ATGGAGCCGATGGACATCATGGCCGCGCTGCTCACCGCCGAAGGCCGTGACAACCCCTATCCGCTCTACGACGAGGCGCACCGGCTCGGCGCCGTCATCGAGGCCGCGGACGGCTTCGTGATGGTGCCGTCCTACGACGAGTGCGACCAGGTCCTGCGCAACGCCTCGTTCGGGGTCTGGGACGTGGACTGGCGCGGCCGGGCCTGGGACGACGAACAACAGCGCAGGCCCTCGCTGCGCAGCATGGAGCGCTCGGTCATCTACGCCAACGCCCCCGACCACGGCCGTATGCGTGCCCTGATCTCCTCGGTGTTCACCCCGCGCCGGGTCGCGGCGCTGGAGCCGATGATCGAACAGGCCGTCGAGGCGCTGCTGGGCCGGGTGGCCGAGGCCGGGGCGGACGGCGCGGCCGTGGACCTGATGGACGACTTCGCCTATCAGCTCCCTGTTTCGGTGATCTGCGACCTGCTCGGCATCCCGCCCGAGGACCGCGAGACGTTCCGGGTGCTGGCCACGGAACTGGCCGCGGTGCTGGACTACGTCGACGACCTGAGCCGGCTGGACGGCGCCGACGCGGCGTGGCTGGAGCTGGAGCTGTACTTCGGCGGGCTGTTCGCCGAGCGCCGCAGGTGCCCGCAGGACGACCTCGTCAGTGCCCTGATCGCGGTGTGCGACGCCGACGGCTCCCGGCTGAGCGGGGCCGAGCTGCTGGGCAACCTGGCGTTGCTGCTCATCGCCGGGTTCGAGACCACGGCGAACCTGCTCGGCAACGGCGTGCGCCTGCTGTTCGAGCATCCGGAGGTCGACGCCGGCCTGCGGCGCGGGGACCTGCGCTACGCCGGCTTCGCCGAGGAGGTCCTGCGGTACGACTCGCCGGTGCAGCTGACGACGCGCATCGCACTGACCGACGGCCTGTCGGTCGGCGACGTCCCGGTGCGCCCAGGGACGGAGATCGCGCTGATGATCGGCGCGGCGAACCGGGACGCCCGGCGCTACGCGGACCCGGAGCGCTTCGACCCCACACGGACCGCGATCGGCCCGCTGAGCTTCGGGGCCGGAGCGCACTTCTGCGTGGGATCGGTGCTGGCCCGAACCGAGGCGGCGATCGGCTTCCCGCGGCTGCTGGAGCGGTTCCCGGCGCTGGCGGCGGCCGGGGCGCCGACGCGGAACCAGCGGTTTGTCCTTCGCGGGTTCGAGCACCTGCCTGTTACGGTGACTTGA
- a CDS encoding shikimate dehydrogenase has translation MSEAEVVGEVSGSDSAGGVVKFVGISTGASRIHTAFPRWARVVGVEAEVVGVDVPAGASAEAYRSVLDSLREPSVLGAVITSHKVGLFAAASDAFESLDPLARQYREINSIRNDGGRLHGYARDPISVGRVIEEIWPERDGDLLCLGSGGTAIALGEYLLRRGHRGRLRFVDRDPAAVARLRAVVDSPLVGAEVGDGPFDAAVAALAPGALVVNATGAGKDRPGSPVTDAVEFPARSTVWDLNYRGDLHMLRVARSQAAARGLRVYDGLSLFCHGWAAALTTALDLPEDPGLGQKFMAALEE, from the coding sequence GTGAGTGAGGCGGAGGTGGTCGGCGAGGTGAGCGGGTCGGATTCCGCCGGGGGCGTGGTGAAGTTCGTCGGCATCTCGACCGGTGCGTCGCGCATCCACACCGCCTTTCCGCGCTGGGCCCGGGTCGTAGGGGTCGAGGCGGAGGTCGTCGGAGTCGACGTGCCCGCCGGGGCCTCGGCGGAGGCGTACCGGTCAGTGCTGGACTCGCTGCGGGAGCCTTCGGTGCTCGGCGCGGTGATCACGTCGCACAAGGTGGGGCTGTTCGCCGCGGCCTCGGACGCCTTCGAGTCCTTGGACCCGCTGGCGCGGCAGTATCGGGAGATCAACTCGATCCGCAACGACGGCGGACGGCTGCACGGGTACGCACGTGATCCGATCTCGGTGGGACGCGTCATCGAGGAGATCTGGCCCGAGCGGGACGGCGACCTGCTGTGCCTCGGCAGCGGCGGTACGGCCATCGCGCTGGGGGAGTACCTGCTCAGGCGCGGCCACCGCGGCCGGCTGCGGTTCGTCGACCGCGATCCGGCGGCGGTCGCGCGGCTGCGTGCTGTGGTCGACAGTCCGTTGGTCGGTGCCGAGGTCGGCGACGGACCGTTCGACGCGGCGGTCGCCGCGCTGGCGCCCGGCGCGCTGGTCGTCAACGCGACGGGTGCGGGAAAGGACCGGCCAGGGTCGCCGGTGACGGATGCGGTTGAGTTCCCGGCGCGGAGCACCGTGTGGGACTTGAACTATCGCGGCGACCTGCACATGCTGCGGGTCGCGCGATCGCAGGCTGCTGCGAGGGGTCTGCGGGTGTACGACGGCTTGTCATTGTTCTGCCACGGTTGGGCGGCGGCGCTGACCACGGCGCTCGACCTGCCGGAGGATCCGGGGCTCGGGCAGAAGTTCATGGCAGCGCTGGAGGAATGA
- a CDS encoding DNA polymerase beta superfamily protein, whose translation MTQAEGTIADTRPDFDRFEPGIVLLSGIVGSTAYGLSGPDSDVDRLGMFAAPTLSLLGLHTPRDSHVTSAPDVTFHEAAKLARLALGGNPTASELLWLPDDLYELRTPLGDEAIALRTSLLSAPRVHDAYLGYATQQFRKLLSRDPTWTHRKIAKHARHLMRLVDQGHELYTTGHVTIRLADPERYRAFGERVAADPEAARPFMADAEERFATARSVLPTEADTAAAEDWVLRVRKAFWEG comes from the coding sequence ATGACTCAGGCTGAAGGAACCATCGCCGACACCAGGCCGGACTTCGACCGCTTCGAGCCCGGCATCGTCCTGCTCTCCGGCATCGTCGGCTCCACCGCCTACGGCCTGTCCGGCCCGGACTCGGATGTGGACCGCCTCGGCATGTTCGCGGCCCCGACGCTGTCCCTGCTCGGCCTGCACACGCCGCGCGACAGCCACGTCACCTCCGCGCCGGACGTGACGTTCCACGAGGCGGCGAAGCTGGCCCGCCTGGCCCTCGGCGGCAACCCCACCGCCTCGGAACTCCTGTGGCTCCCCGACGACCTGTACGAACTGCGCACGCCCCTCGGCGACGAGGCGATCGCGCTGCGCACCTCGCTGCTGTCCGCACCGCGCGTCCACGACGCGTACCTCGGCTACGCGACCCAGCAGTTCCGCAAGCTCCTGTCCCGCGACCCCACCTGGACCCACCGCAAGATCGCCAAGCACGCCCGGCATCTGATGCGCCTGGTCGACCAGGGCCACGAGCTCTACACCACCGGCCACGTCACCATCCGCCTGGCCGACCCCGAGCGCTACCGCGCCTTCGGCGAACGCGTGGCCGCCGACCCCGAAGCCGCCCGCCCCTTCATGGCCGACGCCGAGGAGCGCTTCGCGACGGCGCGGTCGGTGCTGCCGACGGAGGCGGACACGGCGGCGGCCGAGGACTGGGTGCTGCGGGTGCGGAAGGCTTTCTGGGAGGGGTGA